A genomic region of Barnesiella viscericola DSM 18177 contains the following coding sequences:
- a CDS encoding DUF4252 domain-containing protein — protein MKRLIYILLSAVVGILSGQAQNTIFDQFSGEKNVTYVNISKTLLNMMPEGQLEIDALDLKSVLNELDRIQILTCEDDANLIARIRKASDSIFKKAPYEELMKVKDDGEEVTIYIYPQAQKKIKELVMLVNEEKTEFVIIQLTGNISISHLQSLTKNMQ, from the coding sequence ATGAAACGACTCATCTATATCCTGTTAAGCGCAGTTGTCGGTATCCTGTCCGGCCAGGCTCAAAATACGATTTTCGACCAGTTCTCGGGCGAAAAGAATGTAACCTATGTCAACATCTCCAAAACCCTGCTGAACATGATGCCCGAGGGGCAGCTGGAAATAGATGCCCTCGACTTGAAAAGTGTACTCAACGAACTCGACCGCATTCAGATTCTCACCTGCGAAGATGATGCCAACCTCATCGCCCGTATCCGAAAAGCGTCGGACTCCATCTTCAAGAAGGCTCCCTACGAAGAGCTGATGAAGGTAAAGGACGACGGAGAAGAGGTCACCATCTACATCTATCCCCAGGCACAAAAGAAAATCAAAGAGCTGGTCATGCTGGTCAACGAGGAGAAGACCGAGTTTGTCATCATACAACTCACCGGGAACATATCAATCAGCCACCTTCAAAGTTTGACGAAAAACATGCAGTAA
- a CDS encoding DUF362 domain-containing protein, giving the protein MDKSKVFFTNLHTTPSSNLLDKMERLIKRAGIETIDFKDQFVAIKIHFGEPGNLAYLRPNYAARLANLLRSWGAKPFLTDCNTLYSGRRANAVDHLQSAMENGYNPISAQCQVIIADGLKGTEYREIPLNGEYCKAPKIGSALADADIVISMTHFKGHEQAGFGGTLKNLGMGGASVGGKLELHCNSQPKIETENCKGCNVCVKHCAHDAIHLNADHKAVIDYDKCVGCGQCVALCQHDAAVMGESDTSERLNYKITEYTQAVLKDKPNFHISFIMNVSPECDCWNHNDAAIVPDLGILASFDPVALDQACADLVIAAPAINGSRLVEKHPHEHLEGADKFHLMHPDTNWQAGLEHAEKIGLGTRQYELITV; this is encoded by the coding sequence ATGGACAAGTCTAAGGTTTTTTTCACCAATCTGCACACCACCCCATCGAGCAACCTGCTCGACAAGATGGAGCGGTTAATCAAACGGGCCGGTATCGAGACCATCGATTTCAAAGACCAGTTCGTTGCCATCAAGATACACTTCGGCGAACCGGGTAACCTGGCCTACCTGCGCCCCAACTATGCGGCCCGACTCGCCAACCTGCTCCGCTCATGGGGAGCCAAGCCCTTCCTCACCGACTGTAATACCCTCTACTCGGGTCGCCGCGCCAATGCCGTGGATCACCTGCAAAGCGCCATGGAGAATGGCTACAACCCTATCTCGGCCCAATGCCAGGTAATCATTGCCGACGGCTTGAAAGGTACTGAATACCGCGAGATACCTCTGAACGGAGAGTATTGCAAGGCTCCCAAAATTGGCTCGGCTCTGGCCGATGCCGACATCGTTATCTCGATGACTCACTTCAAGGGACACGAGCAAGCCGGATTCGGCGGCACGCTGAAAAACCTGGGTATGGGTGGCGCCAGCGTAGGCGGCAAACTGGAACTGCACTGTAACTCGCAACCCAAAATCGAGACAGAGAATTGCAAGGGCTGCAACGTCTGCGTGAAACATTGCGCCCACGATGCCATTCACCTCAATGCCGACCACAAAGCGGTCATCGACTATGACAAGTGCGTGGGTTGCGGACAGTGTGTAGCCTTGTGCCAGCACGATGCCGCCGTTATGGGCGAGAGCGATACCTCGGAACGGCTGAACTACAAGATTACCGAATATACCCAGGCCGTACTGAAAGACAAACCCAACTTCCACATCAGTTTCATCATGAACGTGTCGCCCGAGTGCGACTGCTGGAACCACAACGACGCCGCCATCGTGCCCGACCTGGGTATCCTGGCCTCGTTCGACCCTGTGGCCTTGGATCAAGCCTGTGCCGATCTGGTCATCGCCGCGCCGGCCATCAACGGTAGCCGCCTGGTCGAGAAGCACCCCCACGAACATCTCGAAGGGGCCGACAAGTTCCACCTGATGCACCCCGATACCAACTGGCAGGCTGGTCTCGAACATGCCGAAAAGATTGGATTGGGTACTCGCCAATACGAACTCATTACCGTATAA
- a CDS encoding alpha/beta hydrolase yields MKRLSVKLTILALLWPMASWAVEELPATLNTPTGTIQGKVLLPDTDRPPVVLIIAGSGPTDMDGNSRLGTVTVKNNSLKLLAEGLARQGIASLRYDKRGIASSAAAGKEEKELRFDDYVADAQGWINQLSGDDRFSSVFVLGHSEGSLIGLLASRDNTQVKGVVSLAGAGRPAYELIEAQMSSQPAEVRRLVQTVNDSLRAGKTVADIPMGLMALYRPSVQPYLISWYRYNPQEVVAALSQPVLLVQGDKDIQVAVEDARLLKSAQPRATLQVIPDMNHVLKRCESVDAREQQATYTNPELPVVEELLNVIVKFVKP; encoded by the coding sequence ATGAAACGATTATCTGTCAAATTAACGATTCTTGCTCTTTTGTGGCCGATGGCGAGTTGGGCCGTCGAGGAGCTCCCGGCAACATTGAATACCCCTACGGGTACAATTCAAGGCAAAGTGCTGTTGCCCGATACCGACCGGCCGCCGGTGGTTCTGATTATTGCCGGGTCGGGACCCACCGATATGGACGGCAACTCGCGGTTGGGTACCGTGACTGTCAAGAACAACTCGTTGAAACTGCTGGCCGAGGGATTGGCCCGGCAGGGGATTGCCTCGTTGCGGTATGACAAGCGGGGCATTGCATCAAGTGCCGCGGCCGGTAAGGAGGAGAAAGAGTTGCGATTTGACGATTATGTGGCCGACGCCCAGGGTTGGATCAACCAGTTGAGCGGTGATGACCGCTTCTCGTCGGTTTTTGTCTTGGGGCATAGCGAAGGGTCGCTGATAGGCCTGTTGGCCAGTCGTGACAATACACAGGTAAAGGGCGTGGTCTCTTTGGCGGGTGCCGGGCGTCCGGCCTATGAACTAATCGAGGCCCAGATGAGCAGTCAGCCGGCCGAGGTACGTCGGTTGGTGCAGACGGTCAACGATTCGTTGCGGGCCGGCAAGACCGTGGCCGATATACCCATGGGGTTGATGGCTCTGTATCGTCCGTCGGTGCAGCCCTATCTCATCTCGTGGTATCGCTATAATCCTCAGGAGGTGGTGGCCGCTCTCTCACAGCCGGTGTTGCTTGTGCAGGGCGACAAGGACATTCAGGTGGCCGTCGAAGATGCCCGGTTGTTGAAGTCGGCACAGCCTCGGGCCACGTTGCAGGTGATACCCGACATGAACCATGTGTTGAAGCGGTGCGAGTCGGTCGACGCTCGTGAGCAGCAGGCTACCTATACCAATCCCGAGTTGCCCGTTGTGGAGGAGTTGTTGAATGTGATTGTAAAATTTGTCAAGCCATGA
- a CDS encoding AsmA-like C-terminal region-containing protein, which translates to MNKNLKKGLKITGITVAVILVLMLVLPFMFQDKVMNIVKKEANEMLNARLDFESLHISLFSHFPSASIELNGLSLSGVGDFEGDTLVSARSIDVAVNVMSLFGDEGFDVNYIVLDRPSVKAVKLADGRVNWDIMKPDTLAVEEDTTEVEIASSFRLKLKHFKIADATLVYMDDSTQMQFYTDKLNLKLSGDMSADVTDIDSRLSCENIYLAMGGVSYLKQARAEAKLTVSADLKNNKFTLKENSLSLNAIVLNLDGWLALLDNGAMEMDLKLNTTEINFKELLSLVPAIYQNNFDKLRTTGNMSLTAFAKGRMEGDAMPQFGLTLNVKDATFNYEGMPASVNGINIAAAVSNPGGDLDKTVIDLSEFRFTMAGNPFKATLYAATPMSDLNFKATASGTVHLGKVKDIYPLGDSIKLSGIVTADLRLAGRMSDIEKENYEKIQGEGTFSIADMDLAMKDMPAVAVKQAKASISAKAMTLSQLDVKVGQSDVQAQGSLSNYLAYVLKNETIKGTLTVTSSLLDLNELMGESSSTEETATETDTTALSAIEVPKNIDMTLNASFKKILFQKMVLDNVKGKLVVADGAVRMTPLSLNAFGGLMVANGVYSTAENALRPQVNFDLDIQKASFGQTFDQLDMVKQIVPIFEKTGGTYSVKFDLKSALDSQMSPDLNTLTAQGVIQSNDIRLQNIEVFSQLATLLKNDKLKNIEAKDLKISFAIADGKVKTSPFDIKMGSITMNLSGETGLDQTIDYVAKINIPGAGALSNVSATIGGSFTKPSIKLNTEEVVKNVVTSTVASKVLGVDAEDVEAQKAAIRKQAEDAGNKLIETAKSESEKLVAKASNPLAKIAAQAAGKKLVEEAEKQAQNLKDEAEKLIEKQYGNGE; encoded by the coding sequence ATGAACAAAAATCTGAAAAAAGGATTGAAGATTACCGGCATAACCGTAGCGGTTATCTTGGTATTGATGCTTGTCTTGCCCTTTATGTTCCAAGACAAGGTGATGAACATCGTGAAGAAGGAGGCCAACGAGATGTTGAATGCCCGGCTCGATTTCGAGTCGCTCCACATCAGCCTCTTCTCACACTTCCCGAGTGCCTCTATCGAGTTGAACGGCCTGTCGCTCTCGGGCGTGGGCGATTTCGAGGGCGATACGCTGGTGTCGGCACGGTCGATCGATGTAGCCGTGAATGTGATGAGCCTGTTTGGCGACGAAGGGTTCGATGTGAACTACATTGTGCTCGACCGGCCGTCGGTCAAGGCGGTGAAACTGGCCGATGGCCGGGTGAACTGGGACATCATGAAGCCCGATACTCTGGCCGTCGAGGAGGATACGACCGAGGTGGAGATCGCTTCGTCGTTCCGGCTGAAACTGAAACATTTCAAAATCGCCGATGCCACGCTCGTCTATATGGACGACTCGACCCAGATGCAGTTCTATACCGACAAGCTCAATTTGAAACTGTCGGGCGACATGAGTGCCGATGTGACCGATATAGACAGCCGGCTGTCGTGCGAGAATATCTACCTGGCCATGGGTGGCGTTTCGTATTTGAAACAGGCCAGGGCCGAGGCGAAGTTGACCGTGTCGGCCGATTTGAAGAACAATAAGTTTACCTTGAAGGAAAACTCGTTGAGCCTCAATGCAATTGTGTTGAATCTCGACGGGTGGCTGGCCTTGCTCGACAACGGGGCCATGGAGATGGATTTGAAACTCAACACAACCGAAATCAATTTCAAGGAGTTGTTGTCGCTGGTACCGGCCATCTATCAGAACAATTTCGACAAACTACGCACCACCGGCAACATGTCGCTCACCGCCTTTGCCAAAGGGCGTATGGAGGGCGACGCGATGCCGCAATTCGGTCTCACACTGAATGTGAAAGATGCTACCTTCAATTACGAAGGAATGCCGGCGTCGGTCAACGGCATCAACATCGCGGCTGCCGTGAGCAATCCCGGTGGTGATCTGGACAAGACGGTCATCGACTTGTCGGAGTTCCGATTCACCATGGCCGGCAATCCGTTCAAGGCAACGCTCTATGCCGCCACCCCCATGTCCGACCTGAATTTCAAGGCAACGGCCAGCGGTACGGTACACTTGGGTAAAGTCAAGGATATATACCCGCTGGGCGATTCTATCAAACTGAGCGGTATCGTCACGGCCGATTTGCGTCTGGCCGGTCGCATGTCGGACATCGAAAAAGAGAATTACGAAAAGATACAGGGCGAGGGAACCTTCTCGATTGCCGATATGGACCTGGCGATGAAGGATATGCCGGCCGTGGCCGTGAAGCAGGCAAAGGCATCGATTTCGGCCAAGGCCATGACCCTCTCGCAACTCGACGTGAAGGTAGGGCAGAGCGATGTTCAGGCTCAGGGTTCGCTTTCGAATTATCTGGCCTATGTTTTGAAGAATGAGACGATAAAGGGTACGCTCACGGTCACCTCGTCGCTGCTCGATTTGAACGAGTTGATGGGCGAAAGCTCGTCCACCGAAGAGACCGCGACCGAAACCGATACCACCGCACTCTCGGCTATTGAGGTGCCCAAGAACATCGATATGACCCTGAACGCTTCGTTCAAAAAGATTCTCTTCCAGAAGATGGTACTCGACAACGTGAAGGGTAAACTGGTCGTGGCCGACGGAGCCGTGCGAATGACCCCGCTCAGCCTCAATGCCTTCGGCGGATTGATGGTGGCCAACGGGGTCTATTCCACGGCCGAGAATGCGTTGCGGCCTCAGGTCAATTTCGATTTGGATATCCAGAAAGCCTCGTTCGGACAGACCTTCGACCAGCTCGATATGGTAAAACAGATTGTCCCCATCTTTGAGAAGACAGGTGGTACCTATTCGGTGAAATTCGATTTGAAATCGGCACTCGACAGTCAGATGTCGCCCGATTTGAATACGTTGACCGCTCAGGGTGTGATTCAGTCCAACGATATCAGGTTGCAGAATATCGAGGTATTCAGCCAACTGGCAACCCTGTTGAAGAACGACAAGTTGAAGAATATCGAAGCCAAGGATTTGAAAATCTCCTTTGCCATAGCCGATGGCAAGGTGAAGACCTCGCCCTTTGACATCAAGATGGGCAGCATCACCATGAACCTTTCGGGTGAGACGGGTCTCGACCAGACAATCGATTATGTGGCCAAAATCAATATTCCCGGAGCCGGAGCGTTGAGCAATGTGTCGGCTACGATAGGAGGCTCGTTTACGAAACCCTCGATTAAGCTCAATACTGAGGAGGTGGTGAAGAATGTGGTGACCAGCACGGTAGCCTCGAAGGTATTGGGTGTCGATGCCGAGGACGTGGAGGCACAGAAAGCCGCCATTCGCAAACAGGCCGAAGATGCCGGAAACAAACTGATTGAAACGGCCAAGTCGGAGAGTGAAAAACTGGTAGCCAAGGCCTCGAATCCGTTAGCCAAGATAGCCGCCCAGGCCGCCGGTAAGAAATTGGTCGAAGAGGCCGAAAAGCAGGCTCAAAACTTGAAAGACGAGGCCGAAAAACTCATCGAAAAACAGTATGGAAACGGCGAGTAA
- a CDS encoding IS4 family transposase yields MNKGKTIFAQIMSLINEYEFKKCVDRYKGDRHAIKFNCRDQFMVMSFAQFTDRAGLRDIETTLNLCGDLYRSGIKAIPRSTLAEANEKKDWRIYQDFAMTLVKEATMLYKDEKLRIGLEEMIYAFDSSTIELCLKLCPWAEFHHGKGAFKIHTLMDLRGSIPTFVMLTPGKVNDARMMDKIPVEAGAFYLMDRGYVAFEKLYKHFQQKGAYFVTRAKDNMSYEVIESRPVNKDSGVLSDETIRLAGYYSTRKYPDTLRLVVYEDFETGRVYRFLTSNFAIDDPLTIAELYRERWLIELFFKWIKQHLHIRTFYGTSKNAVYTQIWIAICDYLLLIIAKKRYGLDPSLHSISNSIGQVLFQRADIREIYNQPTTPVCVPEAGSVEQPTLW; encoded by the coding sequence ATGAACAAAGGAAAAACAATCTTCGCTCAGATTATGTCTCTCATTAACGAATACGAGTTCAAGAAATGTGTCGACCGCTACAAAGGTGACCGGCATGCTATCAAATTCAATTGTCGTGACCAGTTCATGGTGATGAGTTTTGCACAGTTCACTGACAGAGCTGGTTTGAGAGATATAGAGACTACACTTAACCTCTGCGGCGACCTCTATCGCTCCGGAATCAAGGCAATACCTCGATCCACGCTTGCGGAGGCCAATGAGAAGAAGGATTGGCGTATATATCAAGACTTTGCGATGACTTTGGTAAAGGAAGCCACGATGCTTTACAAGGATGAAAAGCTGCGAATTGGTCTTGAGGAGATGATATATGCGTTTGACAGCAGTACCATTGAACTGTGTCTTAAGTTGTGTCCATGGGCCGAGTTTCATCATGGTAAGGGCGCGTTCAAGATACATACACTGATGGATCTGCGAGGCTCGATTCCCACATTTGTCATGCTCACGCCAGGCAAGGTTAACGATGCCAGGATGATGGACAAGATTCCTGTTGAAGCAGGTGCTTTCTACCTGATGGATAGGGGATATGTTGCCTTTGAGAAACTTTACAAGCATTTCCAGCAAAAGGGCGCCTACTTTGTTACACGCGCCAAGGACAATATGTCTTATGAGGTTATTGAGTCCAGACCTGTCAATAAAGACTCGGGCGTTCTTTCGGATGAGACTATCAGACTTGCTGGATATTACTCTACCAGAAAGTATCCAGACACATTGAGACTTGTTGTGTATGAAGACTTTGAGACTGGAAGAGTATATCGATTTCTGACCAGCAACTTTGCGATTGACGATCCGCTGACTATTGCGGAACTCTACCGTGAACGCTGGCTGATAGAACTGTTCTTCAAATGGATCAAGCAGCATCTTCACATCAGGACTTTCTACGGCACTTCCAAGAACGCCGTGTACACGCAGATATGGATAGCCATTTGTGACTATCTGCTGCTCATCATTGCGAAGAAGCGATACGGGTTGGATCCAAGTCTTCATTCTATCTCTAACTCAATCGGACAAGTCCTCTTCCAGAGGGCGGATATCCGTGAAATTTATAATCAGCCGACAACTCCCGTTTGTGTTCCGGAGGCGGGTTCTGTCGAGCAACCTACTTTATGGTAA
- a CDS encoding DUF2089 family protein, which produces MSTSETKKRLPLRCPACEAQLKVSKLVCDQCGTEVSGLFDLPALTRLSEEEQRFMLEFVKASGSLKDMAKQMGVSYPTVRNYLDDLIEKLNNMEES; this is translated from the coding sequence ATGAGTACGAGTGAAACAAAAAAACGGTTGCCGTTGCGGTGCCCCGCCTGCGAGGCTCAGCTCAAAGTGTCGAAACTGGTGTGCGACCAATGCGGTACCGAGGTGTCGGGGTTATTCGACTTGCCGGCCCTGACGCGGTTGAGCGAAGAGGAGCAACGCTTTATGCTCGAATTTGTGAAGGCGAGTGGCAGTCTCAAAGATATGGCCAAGCAGATGGGGGTGAGCTATCCCACGGTGCGGAACTATCTGGACGATTTGATTGAGAAACTGAATAACATGGAGGAGTCATGA
- a CDS encoding DUF3943 domain-containing protein yields MGITLPFRVWGASAEALDSLDLSCRDSLLVDYVAVDSVRPLYPQTVDSLRLDIAGLPKKRPWLSGVEVVGTNLLFHVITRYIIHEDYAQITWSSIKNNFRTGFLWDNDKFNTNLFFHPYQGGLYFNCARSNGLNFWESAPYALFGSSIWELFLELQPPSTNDIISTTLGGMALGEVSYRLSSLALNGQARGWNRFAHEAVGFVLNPVRGVNRLITGEAWRIGPRYVDRAATVPFYFQFDAGYRVLSCTDAQPDRSRHIGFVGFNMVYNDPFEIGGNEPFEHFTARMLLNLFSRQPAIGEANICASIWGRAHEFKSGNDLFAGIFQNYNYYDSESFATESSYTPFRIAETVSYGPGVLYRARLRNNDMLVLNGFVSGIVLGGSLSDYFQFHDRDYNLGSGYSVRANGYFSLWQRLGFYLATENYHIFTWKGYEQKDYENIDQNYLNAQGDVSNARLHKLNFRISYSISPQLSVAAETAWYRRKTDYKYYPDVRSDTFEFRLMLSCHL; encoded by the coding sequence TTGGGGATTACTCTCCCTTTTAGGGTGTGGGGAGCCTCGGCCGAAGCACTCGATTCGTTGGATCTGTCCTGTCGAGACTCCTTGTTGGTTGATTATGTAGCCGTAGATTCTGTCCGGCCGCTGTATCCCCAGACCGTAGACTCGTTGCGACTCGATATTGCGGGTCTCCCCAAGAAACGCCCTTGGTTGTCGGGGGTCGAGGTGGTGGGTACCAATCTCCTGTTTCATGTGATTACCCGTTATATCATTCACGAGGATTATGCCCAGATTACCTGGTCGTCGATTAAGAATAATTTCAGGACGGGGTTTCTGTGGGATAACGACAAATTCAATACCAACCTCTTCTTTCACCCCTATCAGGGAGGGTTGTATTTCAACTGCGCTCGCTCCAACGGGTTGAACTTTTGGGAGTCGGCACCCTATGCCTTGTTCGGCAGTTCCATCTGGGAACTTTTTTTGGAGTTGCAACCTCCTTCGACCAACGATATCATCTCGACAACTTTGGGGGGTATGGCCTTGGGCGAGGTGAGTTACCGACTTTCGTCACTCGCTTTGAACGGGCAGGCACGAGGGTGGAACCGGTTTGCTCACGAAGCCGTGGGGTTTGTGCTCAATCCCGTGCGGGGAGTCAATCGGTTGATTACGGGCGAAGCTTGGCGCATAGGTCCGCGATATGTCGACCGGGCGGCTACGGTCCCGTTCTATTTCCAGTTCGATGCCGGTTATCGGGTACTCAGCTGTACCGATGCTCAGCCCGACCGCAGCAGGCATATAGGCTTTGTCGGGTTCAATATGGTCTATAACGACCCGTTTGAAATCGGAGGGAATGAGCCCTTCGAGCACTTCACGGCCCGTATGCTGCTGAATCTCTTTTCACGGCAGCCGGCTATCGGCGAGGCCAATATCTGTGCCTCGATATGGGGTAGGGCACACGAGTTCAAGAGTGGTAATGATTTGTTTGCAGGTATTTTCCAGAACTACAACTACTACGATAGCGAGAGTTTTGCCACGGAGTCGTCCTACACGCCTTTCCGCATAGCCGAGACGGTCTCTTATGGACCCGGTGTGCTGTACAGAGCCCGGCTGAGGAACAACGATATGTTGGTCTTGAACGGGTTCGTTTCGGGTATTGTGCTGGGTGGCTCGTTGAGCGACTATTTCCAGTTTCACGATAGGGACTATAATCTGGGTAGCGGTTACAGTGTGCGCGCGAATGGCTATTTTTCGTTGTGGCAACGGTTGGGCTTTTATCTGGCAACCGAGAATTATCATATTTTTACCTGGAAAGGCTATGAGCAAAAGGACTATGAGAATATCGATCAGAACTACCTGAATGCACAGGGCGACGTGAGTAACGCCCGTCTGCATAAATTGAACTTTCGGATTTCATACTCAATTTCTCCGCAACTCTCGGTGGCCGCCGAGACGGCCTGGTATCGTCGGAAAACGGATTATAAATATTACCCCGACGTGCGCTCCGATACGTTTGAATTCAGGCTTATGCTCTCTTGTCATCTATGA
- a CDS encoding alpha-L-fucosidase produces METEFYGFSHYGPNTFVGTEWGNNRKPNPKEYAPQTIPDCDQWVEAMHSAGMKGAVVICKHHDGFCLWPTESTDFSVLNGAGVSAQVDIPLLFSEACRKRNMKFGVYLSPWDASNEHYATSTYVTDVFLKQITELCTNYGELFEIWFDGANGGQGYYGGNSLVNRTIDKKTYYDWDNLTQRIHEMQPNCVVWGREFRWCGNEDGYSGKTCWSNFDVNSINSETTNNVGAEDGLLFMPSEVDVRTTSKWFWTAEEQAKSAERLFQIYLESVGRNATLIMNCAPNTDGVMPENVCTSLRGLGELLTARLSVDMALDKTVTAEQTRNPGNFAASNMTDGDKNTYWATNDDEITGTFVIDLGEVKTIHYVTLQEYIALGQRVKGFSIETSSDNSSWDPFATGTTIGYKRIMAKNDDTTSYGSGTQARYIRVKITDSKACPLISTVSVY; encoded by the coding sequence ATGGAGACGGAGTTTTATGGCTTTTCACATTACGGCCCCAATACCTTTGTAGGAACAGAGTGGGGTAATAACCGTAAACCCAATCCGAAAGAGTATGCTCCGCAAACCATACCCGATTGCGACCAATGGGTCGAGGCCATGCACTCGGCCGGTATGAAGGGTGCCGTAGTTATTTGCAAGCACCATGACGGTTTCTGTCTGTGGCCCACCGAGAGTACCGATTTTAGTGTATTGAACGGTGCAGGCGTGAGTGCGCAGGTCGATATTCCCTTGCTGTTTTCCGAGGCCTGTCGCAAACGCAATATGAAATTTGGAGTCTATCTCTCTCCCTGGGACGCCAGCAATGAGCATTATGCAACCAGTACCTATGTGACCGATGTATTTTTGAAACAGATAACCGAACTTTGTACCAACTACGGCGAACTGTTTGAAATCTGGTTCGATGGGGCCAATGGCGGTCAAGGTTATTATGGCGGCAATTCTCTGGTCAACCGCACGATTGACAAGAAGACCTACTATGACTGGGATAACCTCACGCAACGCATTCACGAGATGCAACCCAACTGTGTGGTATGGGGTCGTGAATTCCGCTGGTGTGGTAATGAGGACGGTTATTCGGGAAAGACCTGCTGGTCCAATTTCGATGTAAACAGTATCAATAGCGAGACTACCAATAATGTGGGTGCCGAAGATGGCCTGTTGTTCATGCCTTCGGAGGTCGATGTACGCACAACCTCCAAATGGTTTTGGACCGCAGAAGAACAAGCCAAGTCGGCCGAGAGACTGTTCCAGATCTATCTCGAAAGTGTAGGGCGTAACGCTACCCTTATCATGAACTGCGCACCCAATACCGATGGCGTAATGCCCGAGAACGTATGTACGAGCCTTCGCGGTTTGGGCGAGTTGTTGACAGCCCGGTTGAGCGTCGATATGGCTTTGGATAAAACGGTAACGGCCGAGCAGACCCGTAACCCGGGCAACTTTGCCGCTTCCAACATGACTGATGGCGACAAAAACACCTATTGGGCCACCAACGACGACGAGATTACCGGAACCTTCGTCATTGACCTGGGTGAGGTGAAAACCATTCACTATGTGACCCTGCAAGAGTATATTGCCCTGGGACAACGGGTAAAAGGCTTCTCGATCGAAACCAGCAGTGACAACAGCTCTTGGGATCCGTTTGCCACCGGTACAACCATCGGTTACAAGCGTATTATGGCCAAGAACGACGATACGACCTCCTATGGCAGCGGTACGCAAGCCCGTTATATCCGTGTGAAGATTACCGACAGCAAGGCCTGTCCGCTTATCAGCACCGTTTCGGTATATTAA